The nucleotide sequence CCAACCCCCGTCCCCGGTGCGGGATCCCCCCGGGGTGCGGGCCGCCCTCGCCGCCGTCCTCCCAAGCCtcgcccggccccccccgccccgggcggttccccccggcccggcccggacctgctccagcaggtagATGAGCTGGTCCCGCGCCAGCCGCTTCAGGATGCCGAAGTCGGGCGGCTCGGGCACGTCGCGGCGCCCGGCGAAGGCCAtggcggggctgcggggagccgCAGGGGGCGACGCGGCGCCCGGAACGCCCGAATGCGGCCGCGGGCCCCGGCGGAACCCGGCGGCGGAACCCGCGCGCCGGAAGTGCCCGGCGCCATGGCAACACATGGAGGCGGGGCTTCCAACTCTGCGCACGTTTATTGGCCGGCGCGCTCCACCCGCGGCTCCCGCCCCTCCCGGTCCCCGGTgtcgccgccgctccccggcggTCCCAGGGTCAGGCCGCGCTCCTCGAAGAGCCGCTGCAGTGCGGCCTCCAGCGCCGGGCTCGTCCCGCGCAGACCGGCCACCACCCGCGCCGCCCACTGGAAATACTCCTGCACGCGCTGCGCCGACCACCctgcgggggggacacggggggcgATACGTCACATCCGGCCGGAACCTCCCCGGGCCGTGTCCGGGCGCTGCCCGCAGAGCTGCGGCCCCCACCGGGAAGCGGCTCCCCGAGCCCCGCCGAGTCTCGGCCGAGTGGCTCCGGGGTCCTGCGCCTCTGgtgccgccgcccccgccgcccggtGCTGCCCCCTCTGACGCCGTGACACCCCCCGGGCCAGGCCCGGAGCATGACCGAGGGCTCCCCGTGTCCCCCAGTGCCGCGCAGGGAGCGGGGGGCAGCCCAGCGCTCGGGGGAgccccctcccagggctgtcacGGTAGTGCCGGTGCCACCGGCCAGGCCCCGGTCCCGGCTCTACCTTGCGGGGTGCAGCGGTTCAGGTCACGCAGGTTGTAGAGCTTGTCGGCCAGTTTGACCAGTTtggccctggggctgctgccggGTGCCCGCTCGATCTGCAGGCGCTTCCGCTCCATCTTGGGCAGCGCTTTGTCATCCGTCACCTCCTCCACGACATGCCTCACCTCCTCCCCAAACCGCTCCTCGATCTCAGAGAAGGTGGTGTCGGTATCTTCCACCGTGTCGTGCAGGAGGGCGGCCTGGGACGAGGAGGGGATGGGTCGGGGGACGTCGGGGGCCAGGCCCCCGCCGCGGCAGGGAGTGGGCAGGGTGTTTACCTGCAGCACGACGATGTCAGTCACACCAGCCTCGTGGGCCAGGATCCTGGCTACGCCTGCGACGCAGAGcagaggggtgggatgggggtgcagGTGGGGAACAGACAGCCCCGGGACAGGGCAGCGGCTCCCAGAGGCAGGGGGGACGGGTGGGCACTGGGCAGTGAGGAGGCCCCTGAGATATGCCCTGGGCCAGgcagtgcctggggcaggggggaccCTGCGAGCACATCCTGTGAGGTGAAAGGCTCAAGCTGGGGCTGGTGGCTCACAGGAGTGCTGGGGGGCCGTAGGAAAAGTGCTGGTGGCTcgcaggagggggctggggggctcgcAGGAAGGGGCTGGACTGGTGGGAAGGTGCTGGGGGCTCGCAGGAAGGGCCTGGGGGCTTGCAGGAGGGGGCTGGGCTGGTGGGATGGTGCTGGGGGCTCGCAGGAGTGGGCTGGGCTGGTGGGATGGTGCTGGGCGATCAAAGGAGAGGGCTGGGGGCTTGCAGAAGGGGGCTTGGGGCTCgcaggaaggggctgggggctgtgggacAGGGACCCCTGGGCCTGGCAGGGCGGCAGCATTGGGGGAGCCCCCCCTAGGCGaacaggggctggggcaggggaggggaccCCGGGGGGCTCAGACCCGCGGGGGTGGGCAGTGCCCGGGGGGCGGCACAGGAGAGGGGGCCTGGGGctcccgggggcggggggggggtgtcccggcggtgccccgggagcggggcgggggcgcgggtgCCGGCGGGGCTCCGCACCGATGGGGTGGTTGATGAAGGGGGTGCCCTCGGGGTCCTTCCGCCGCTGCCCCTTGTGCTTCCCGGCCGCGAAATCCGCCGCCTCCAGCAGCGCCGCCGCCTCGGAGCCCATGGCCGGCGCGGCGGAAGCGGCGCGGCCGGAGGCGGGTCCCCGTCAAACCGTTTATTGCGCGCCGGGCCCCgacccgccccggccccgcggcagcCGGTACAGCAGCGTGCCGTCGGGGGCTCGCACCTCGCCGTCCGCGGCCGGTGCTcccggggccggtcccggggcggcgTTCAGCGCCCTCTCGTCCTGCCgctggcggcggcgcggcggggggcagccccggccccgcagcaCCCGCCGCACCACGTCGGGGCTGACACCGAAGCTCCGGGCCAGGCGCTCCGGCGGCCACTCCTcgggcagctcctgccgcagGAACCTGCGGGGACGAGCACTGGTCACCGGGGCACGGTCCCGGTCACCGGGggcccggcccggtccggccCCGCCGCTCACCGCATCTGCTCCATCGCCTCCCAGGTCAGGGTGCGCTCGGGGGCTCCGCCGCGCCCCTCCAGCTCCCGCCGCAGCCGCTCCAGCCGCGCCGCCgtccgccgccgccgagccctgCGGGGGAGAGACGTGAGAGTCCGGGTCCCCGCTCCCGGTTCCCGCTCCCCGGCCGCCCCGCACCTCTCGGCCTCGTCCAGCGCCGGCTCCGGCGCTTCCGGGTCCCCGGACcacgccgccgcccgccgcggggtCCCGGTGAGGAGCgcggccgcccgcagcccgcgCCGCAGCAACGCCGCCGCCATGGCCGGCAACCGGGAaaccgggcggggccggcggcgggggcggcccccgcgccccgggggacccggctgctgctgggggggtgcaggcaggggcacaggcagcagccccaCGGCCTGGCAGGGGTAAAGCTGCCCGGGGTGTGCGGCGGGACCCTCTCGAGGGGTGCAGACAACCGGCCCCGGGGAGCCGCCGTGGCTCTGGGGCGAGCGCCCACCCGGAGGAAGGCCGGGAACGGGCATCCCCGCTGGCCCGTTAcctgggcagggctgcggggctcCGGCGCGGCACGGGACACGCGTGCGCTGGGCGGCGGAGGAGACGGGGAGCTCCCGCGCTGCATCGCCTGCGGCTTCCCCCGTGCTGGCAGGGGACCCTGGGTGACCGCAGCCAGCGTCACCTGGAAGAGCAGGGGCAGACATGGGGGGCAGGCGGACACCGGCGGCTCTGCGGGTCTGACGGCGTTTCTGACCCGACTCTCAAGTGTTTGGGGGCTTCCCAGGCTCCCCCATCCCAGCACACCCACCCTTGGTCCCAGGAGACCACCCGCTCTCTTCCTCGCCTCTGCAAACAGGACGCTACCGGCCTCGGGCAGAGACTTCCAGCGATCACCCCTCCGCGGGGCATGAGCCCCATccagcccccccgctccccccaccccaacaatCCAGGGAACATCCACAGCTCCCAGGCCTCTGGAGCCTCCCCGCTGCCAGAGCCGAAGGGACGTAACGTGTACTCACAGCCTTCAGCCTCGCTGCCGGTGCCGGGCAGCCGCCGGCCTCTCACCTGCAGCCCCCTGGGTTGGGTGCAGGGCTGGGTCACCGCTGCCGTCCGGCCCCGCAGCCAGCGCCCGTCCTGCACCCCGAGCTGCTCCCGGGAAGGGATGCCCCAGCCTCGAACGGAGAGAGTGCCCGCGGCGGCAGGATGAGAG is from Strix aluco isolate bStrAlu1 chromosome 12, bStrAlu1.hap1, whole genome shotgun sequence and encodes:
- the HDDC3 gene encoding guanosine-3',5'-bis(diphosphate) 3'-pyrophosphohydrolase MESH1, encoding MGSEAAALLEAADFAAGKHKGQRRKDPEGTPFINHPIGVARILAHEAGVTDIVVLQAALLHDTVEDTDTTFSEIEERFGEEVRHVVEEVTDDKALPKMERKRLQIERAPGSSPRAKLVKLADKLYNLRDLNRCTPQGWSAQRVQEYFQWAARVVAGLRGTSPALEAALQRLFEERGLTLGPPGSGGDTGDREGREPRVERAGQ